GCACATCCACCGGCTCAACGACGGCGGTGTACTTCGCCGTCGGCGTGCCCTGCGCGTTCACGATCCCGATGCCCACCGACTGCGCTGTGCCGACGAACGCCGGGTCCGGGGTGAACGTGACCTGGCCGGTTGTCGGGTTGATGGTGTACGTGCCCTCGCCCGCGACGGTGAGGGTGTTGTTCTCCGCCGGGGTGCCGTCCGGGGCGAAGAGTCCGAAGACTGCCTGGTCCCACCAGGTGGCCTGGGCGATGTTCGGGAACAGCTCCTTCGCAGTGAGACCCTGGTCTTGGCGGTTCTTGTCGTCGGAGTGCTGCGTCACGCCCTGCAGATTGGTCGTGACAGCCGAAATCGGATCCGGCGTGGGGTAGAACGCCGAGATCTGGCCGGGCACCTGTGCAGGGATACCGTCGAAGTTGGTGGCGGTGTAGTCGATGGGGGTCGGGCTGCCCACAAACGCGCCGCCCTCACCGTCAGGTCCCTGCGGAGTGAAGGTGAAGTTGCCTTGCTTATCGACGGTCCATGTGCCCTCGCCTGGCACAACCAGCGTCTTGCCGTCATCGGAGAGCGTGCTGCCTTGCGGCGCGATGATCCGGATCGTGCTCTTGTCCACCGTCGTGTCCAGGTACTCCGGGGTGACCGTGATCGGCTGCCCGATGCGGGTGGCCTTGGCGTAGTCGGACGGGATCTCAACACGCACCGGCACCACGAACGGCTGGTAGGTGCTGGTCATCTCGGCCGGCTGGCCGCTGGCGTCCCTGAGGCCGACGGTCTGGATCTCCACTGCCGGGGCCTGGCCTGTGAAGCCCTTCTCCGGCTCGAACTTCACGGTGCCCTTGACCGGGTCGATGGTGTAGGTGCCCACGTCCTCGACGGTGAGCACATTGTCGGTTGCACCCGCGAGCTGGAACTTCACCGGGCTGTTGGCTTGGCCATACCACTCGGTAGGCAGGTTCGGGAACATCTCGGCAGGGGTGCGGCCGGTGTCGTTCGCGCCCTTGTCGGTGCTGTTCTGGGCGGTGCCCTGCGGGCCGACGGTGGTGGCGGGGACCGTAATAGCCGCCGGGTAGGTGATGGTCACACCACCGGTGCCGGTCACCGTGCCGCCGTTGGTGGCCGCGGCGGTGTAGAGCACGCTCACCGGCGTGCCGACGAAGCCCGGCACCGGCGTGAAGGTGAATTCGCCCGTCGTTGGGTCGACGGTCCAGGTGCCTTGTCCCGGGATGTCCAGCGTCTTGCCGACGGGGTTGCCGGCAGCGTCGAGAAGCTGCACGCTCGTCGGGTTGATGGTGGTGCCGTAATCGGGCGTCGCCTTACCCGGCTTGCCGAGCGGCGCCGAGTTGGTAGCGGACGGCAGCGTGTACGTGCGGTCTTCGACGGTCGGGATGTACTGCGCAATGAGCGTCGAGTTGACCTTCGTGCCGTTGGCAGTGGTGTTGATGGCCTGAATCTTCACCCCGCCCGCCTGCTTCGAGGGCTGGCCGCCAAGGAACCCGTCGACCGGGGTAAACGAGACCACGCCCGTTGCGGGATCGATGGTGTAGGTGCCCTCGCCATCGACGGTGAGGGTGTCGACGAGGTTGGTGCCGTCCACGAGCTTGAACTGCACCGGCGCGTTGAACCAAGCCTCGGGCAGGCCCGGGAAGAGCTCCGCGGTGGTCTTGCCGGCGTCGCCCGGGGAGTTCAGGTCGGTGGATTTCTGGGTCTCGGTCGGGCCGCCGATGGTGGTGGCGGTACGGGTGACCAGCGGGTTGTAGGTAACCGTGACGGTGGACGGCTCGCGGGCCGCGATACCGTCGACACTCCTCGCGGTGTACTTCACCGGTGCCGGGTTGCCCAAAAAGCCCGCAACCGGGGTGAAGGAGAACTCACCGGTCGCAAGATCGACGGTCCAGGTGCCCTGGCCATCGACGGTGAGGGTGGTGCCGACGCGGTTGCCGGCATCGTCGATAAGCGAAATGCTCTCGGTGTCGATCTTCGGCAGGCCGGCGATCGCGTAGTCCGGTGTGGCCTTGAGCGTGTCGCCGACGTTGCCGTTGGCGAACGCGGGCTGGAGGTACACGTTGGAGCTGGTGACCACGGGTAGGTAGGAGCCGTCCGCGCCGCGCTGCTGGCCGTTCGCGGTGGTGAGGTTGGCGATGCGCACGCCGACCTCCGGTGCCGGACCGACGAAGAACGGGTCCGGGGTGAAGGTGACCTCGCCGGACGCGGCGTCGATGGTGTAGGTGCCAACGTTGTCGTACTTGAGCGCGGTGTTCGGCGCGATTGCGTTGCCGTCCTGGTCGACAAGCTGGTAGGTGAACGAGCTGTACCAGTTGGTGGGGTAACCCGGGAACATCTGCTGGGCGGTCAGTCCGCGGTCGCCCTCGGAAGTGGTCCTGTCGGTGGACTTCTGCGTCACGCCCTGGGTGCCGTACGTCGTCGCCGGGCGACCGTCCGGCACGAAGTAGTCGACGGTGAGCGTGGCCGAGTCCGCCTGGATGCCGACGGTGTTCTTCGCCGTGTACTGCACCGGGGTCGGGTCACCGATAAAGCCGACCTGCGGGGTGAAGGTGACGGTGCCGTTGCTGTTGACCTGCCACGTGCCCTCGTTTTCCACGGTGAGGGTCTTGCCGGCGGTCGTGCCGTCCGGGTTCAGCAGCTCAACGGTGTCCGTGTTGATCGCCGGTGCGCCGTCAGCCTGCGCGTAGTTCGGGCGCAGCGTCACGGCGCGGCCGACCTGGTTCTGCCCTGCGACGTCCTCGAGCTGCACCGACGGCTTGGTCACCGTCGGGGTGTAAGTGGTGTTGACCTCGGAGTAGGACTGGTTGTTCGCGTTGATCGTGTGCGCGGGGCGGGTGACGCCGTAGGCCATGACGCGGCCGTTGCCCTCGTCCGTGTTCGTGGTCATGTTGGACACGATCACGCGGATCGGGGTGGCTTGCTTGGTGGTCGGGTCACCTGTTTTGAAGAAGTCGTTGTTCGGGGTGAACGTGACCTCGCCGGAGTCCGGGTTGATTGTGTACCGGCCCTCGGTGGTGTTCAGCTCGTTGGTGACGTAGCCGACGTAGTTGCCGTCGGCGTCGTTGGCGAAGTCCGCGTCCGCAATCGTCGCCTTGGCCGCGATCGGGTCGTTCCTGTCAACCTGGAACGCGTAGGTGGGCTGGTAGTCCCAGACAATGCCTCCGGTGACACCTTGGAACCCTGTTCCGGCCTGCGCAGTCTGGGTGGTGCCGAGCGCACCCGTAGATGTGAGCGGGGTCGTGGTCTTGCCCGGCAGACCGGTGGTGGCGTAGTCGTACTGCGGCGCTGGCTGGCCGCCGGGCTTCACCGGGTCGATCTGGATCGGCAGCGGCGGGGCGTAGCCGATGTAGCCCGGCGCGGGGTTCCAGGTCACCTGGAACGTGGAGCTTTGGGAGACGTAGGACCAGTCGCCAAGCTGAGTCGTAATCTTGTTGGAATTGCTGAACGGATCTGGGCGCACAGCAGACGTAAACCCATTGCGGTAGATCGTCTGGTTCGCCGGGTCCCAAATGGTCAACGGGACCGGGCTCCCCCACTGGTCGTAGGTGCCGGTCCTGGCTATGCCGTCGGCGGCCACTGCGTCCAGGCTCAGGTACAACGTGCCGTAGCGGGTGACGTTCTGCTTAACGGTGGTATTCCACGGCACCGACGCCGGGGTCTGATCGTCGTAGGTGACGGTGGTGCCCTGAACCGTGCGCGTCGCGGCATCGGCGGTTGGCACGAAGGTCGAATCGGGGGCGGCCACCTGCACGGTGGTCAGGCCGAGGATGGCGACGGTTGCGGCACCGATTGCGCGGTTTGCCACGCGGCGGGAACGAGTACTCATAGGAACTCCTAGGTCAGAAGGGCAACCTACTCGATTAAGTAAGCTGCAAGAAGTTTGTTCCTCACCCACCTTAGCGTTACCGCTTTTTCCTGGCAGTTAGTTACCAGTTAACCCAAGGTTCGCCCCAGCGCCCGCAGCTGCCACCCTGCCGCCTGCCAGGTTTGGGGGTCGAGGACGTTGCGGCCGTCGATGAGCAGTTGCTTATCGACGAGCCCAGCTGCCCACACCGGATCCATCTGCTTAAACTCCTGCCATTCGGTGGCGAGGATGACAAGTTCCGCACCGTTCAGGGCGTCTTCGAGGCTGGTGGCGTAGTCGAGGGTGGGAAACACCTTGCGGGCGTTGTCCATGCCCTGCGGGTCGTACACGCGAACACTTGCACCGGCCAGGGAGAGTTGCCCCGCTACTGCGAGTGCCGGCGAGTCGCGCACGTCGTCAGAGTTCGGTTTGAACGCCGCACCGAGCACGGTGATGTTGCGGCCGATGAGGCTGCCGAGTTCCTCGCGGGCTAAGTCGATCACGCGCTGGCGGCGGCGCATGTTGATCGCGTCCACCTCGCGCAAAAACGTCAGCGCCTGGTCGGCGCCGACTTCGCCGGCGCGCGCCATAAACGCACGGATGTCCTTCGGCAGGCACCCGCCGCCGAAACCTAAGCCGGCGCCGAGGAATTTGCGGCCGATGCGGTCGTCGTAACCGATCGCGTCCGCCAATTGCGTCACGTCCGCGCCGACGTTTTCGCACACCTCGGAAACGGCGTTGATAAACGAGATCTTCGTGGCCAAAAACGCATTCGCCGAGACCTTTACCAACTCCGCGGTCTGCAAGTCGGTGACGATAAATGGCGTGTCGTTTTCCAGCGGGGTGGCGTAGACCTCGCGGGCGACTTCTTCGGCTCGGCTTTCTTCGTGCGTGGCGCTTGCGCCTCGCACGCCGAGGACGATGCGGTCCGGCTCAATAGTGTCTTTCACCGCGTAGCCTTCGCGGAGGAACTCCGGGTTCCACGCGATCTCGACGCTGGCGCCGTCCTGCACGAGCTTGTCCGCGCGCTCCTGCAGCGCCGCTGCCGTGCCGACCGGGACGGTGGATTTACCCAGAATGACGTGGTGGCCTTGCAGTTTGGGCACCAGGTCGTCGATAACCGCCTCAACATAGCGGGTGTCCGCGGCGTAGGAACCGCGCTGCTGCGGGGTGCCCACACCAATGAAGTGCACGTTGGCAAACGCAGCGACCTCGTCATAGTCGGTGGTGAAGTCCAGGCGGCCGGCGTCGATGTTGCGCTCGAGCACCTCGGGCAAGCCCGGCTCATAAAACGGCACCTTGGAGTTTTTCAGCGCCTCGATTTTGTTTTCATCCACGTCAACGCCCAGCACCTCGTGGCCCAACTCCGCCATGCACGCAGCATGCGTCGCCCCGAGGTAACCAGTGCCAATCACAGTCATCCGCATAAGTGGCCATTATGCCGGGACGGTGCGAGCGCTGCAGGGTGAGCGCGAAACGCTTACTTGCAGTACTGGAAGTTTGGATGCGTCGCACGATCCCTATTTTTCAAGCTCGACGTTTTCTGCAAAATAATCAAGTGGAGATCCGGCTAGAATTTCAGAATTGAACATTCTGACCCGCAAAGGAAGTCCAATAGTGGGCAACTACAAGAACCTAAAGACGGTGTTTCACAAATCCCGAGACGGCAGGCAGGCTGCCGAAGCTGAATACGCCGCCAGGTTTACGTCGCCAGCTGCACTGCATTGGAACTTCACAGTGGGCAACCACGATCTCTTCGTGGTACTCACTGCGGAGATTCAGTCACTCCTGGAGGACGTCTGGCGCGCAGAGCTCCGGATTTCCCACAAGTGGTCCACGCTTCCAGGCGTGGCCGGTAGCCACTACCTGACAGGCCTTCTCATCGAGGAAATTAAAGCCACGAACCAAATCGAGGGCGTGCATTCGACCCGTAAAGAAATTGCAGAAGCGCTGACCCGTCCTTCAACTGGACCACACAAGCGGTTCCGCGAAATGGTTGCGTTTTACGAATCGCTACTCAACCCTCATGCGCGACCAGAGTTTCCAACGACCCCCACATCCCTGCGTGCCGAATACGACAGGTTGCTCGCAGACGAAATCGTTGAGGAAGATCGTCCCGATGGACAGCTGTTCCGATCAGGGCCCGTAGAAATTCACGACGGCATGAAGGGGGTCCATAAAGCCCCCCTTGGCGAAGACGACATTGAAGACCGCATCCAAACGTTCTTACAGACCCAAAGAGATGAAACCCATGTCCTCATCAACGCGCTGATAGGTCACTTCATGTTCGAGTACACCCACCCGTTTTACGACGGCAACGGTCGTATGGGACGTTTCTTACTCGCATTCAAAGCTCTCGAGGTTCTTTCTCCACCAACCTCGATGTCTCTCTCCCACCAGTTCTCACTCCAGAGAAAGAAGTATTACGACGCTTTCTTGGATACAGAGAACGCGATGAACTACGGAGAGGCGACGATCTTCCTCAAAGCCATGCTTGAGATGCTGATCGATGCCCAGCGCGACTTGGAGGAATCACTGGATCAAAAACATTTCCAGTTACATAGTCTGCAAGAAATCCTATCTTCAATAGACCGCGACGAGTACGAACGCGACTTGCTCTACTTGGCTGCGCAAGCATATCTATTCAGCCCGGATCTACCCTTCCCCCTCAAAGAGGCAGTTTCAGCAATAGGGCGGTCTTGGAACACGATCCGGCCCGTAGCTGAAAAGCTGGAAGCGGAGGGACTTATCCAATCAGCTTCGAAGCGCCCGCTCACACTCGAGCTCACCGCCCGAGGCCGTGAATACCTACGTTTATCAGAAAGCTGAGCTGAGCTACTGAAAGTTCAGGTACGCCTTCGACGGCGTCGGGCCGCGCTGCCCCTGGTACTTCGAGCCGAGCGCGCCCGAGCCATAGGGGGTGTCCGCCGGCGAGGTCATATTGAACAGCGCGAGCTGGCCGACCTTCATTCCGGGCCACAGCGTGATCGGCAGGTTTGCCACGTTGGACAGTTCCAGCGTGATGTGCCCGGAGAAGCCCGGGTCGATAAAGCCTGCGGTGGAGTGGGTCAACAGCCCGAGTCGACCGAGCGAGGACTTGCCCTCAAGGCGGCCGGCAAGATCGGCGGGCAGGGTGAAGCACTCCAGTGTGGAGGCGAGGACGAACTCGCCGGGGTGCAGGACGAAGCCGTCGTCGTCCTCCACCTCGACGAGACTGGTCAGATCCGGCATTTCCAGCTTCGGGTCGATGTGCGTGTACTTCGAGTTGTTGAAAACGCGGAAGAACTTATCCAGGCGCACGTCGACCGAGCTCGGCTGCACCATGGCGGGGTCGAACGGGTCGATCCTGAGGTGGCCGGAGTCGATGGATTCGCGAATGTCGTGATCTGAAAGCAGCACGCCTTGAGAGTGTACTTCCCGTTTTTGGGCCTCGACTAGGCGGTGCTAAAGTCATAAAAGCTGCCGGCGTAGTTTAGTGGTAGAACATCAGCTTCCCAAGCTGAGAGTGCGAGTTCGATTCTCGTCGCCGGCTCCAAGACATCGGGGGATGGAGAATAATGGGTGAGCAACCACTTAACTTAAAATCTTCAAAACTTGGCGAGTTTGTTGTTTACAAAACCCAAGACGGCTTAACGGAAGTACATCTGCGAGTCGTCGACGGCTCGGCTTGGATGACTCAAGCGGAAATTGCCGTGCTCTTCGATGTAACCACGGCTACTGTAAGCACTCACCTGAAGAACATTTACGCCGAAGGCGAGTTGAGCAGGGACCGAACTATTAAAGAAATTCAAACAGTTCGTTCTGAAGGGGACCGTGACGTTCACCGGACACTACTTCACTACAACCTTGACGCGATTATCGCCGTCGGCTACCGGGTAAAGGGGCCGCGAGGCAACCAATTCCGGCGATGGGCAAGCGAAGTACTCCAGGAATACCTGGTAAAGGGCTTCGCACTCAACGACGAAAAGCTCAAAGATCCCCGCGGCACGGACTATTTCGATGAACTTTTGGAGCGGATCCGCGACATCCGATCTTCAGAAGCACGTTTGTACCTCAAGCTGCGAGACATCGTCGCACTCGCAGCCGATTACGACAAAGATAGCCCACGAACGCGTGGAATTTACAGCGCCATCCAGGACAAACTGCACTACGCGATTACGGGCCAAACGTCTTCAGAAATCATCGCGACACGATGTGACCCGGCGGCCGACAATCTCGGTCTTTCCACTTTCAAAGGAGAAGTTGTCCGAAAAGGGGATGTGACAACGGCGAAAAACTACCTCACCCACCCGGAGCTCACTACGCTCAACCTCTTGGTCTCCCAGTTCTTGGACTACGCGGAGTTACAAGCGCAAATGCGCAGCCCGATTCACATGGCGGAGTGGCTGGAGAAGACCGATGCGTTCATCGAGTTCAACGGCTTCCAGCCGCTTGAAGACCGAGGGAGGGTCACCCGCGAGGAGGCTAACCGCTTAGCCAAAGAACGCTACGACCTTTACAACTCCGGCCGGCAGGCAGCTGAGCTAGCTGAAGCCGACGCGGAGTTGGTCGCAACTATGAAGATGATCGACCAGCGAATACTCGCTGACCGAGCGCGCTTACGTCCTCGTGTGGCGGACAACAAAAAGTGACAAACCAATTCCCAATTTTTACGCCGCTGTCGTGCAGGGCGCCAGCGGCTTTCGCGACAGCAGGATTGCGCGGTACGCCGTTCCGCCATCGCGCTTAAACCGCAGGATGTTCCAGTCAGGGTTGAACTGCTGCGCCTGGGCGAGAAGTTCGGGGTTGTGGTTGTAGGCGGTGCGGGTTTCGTCGCCAAGCGGTGAGCGGAAGCTGAAGGTCAGTTTGGTGCCGTCTTGCTCGAGGATCTCGATCGGGAACCAGCCGTACTTCTGGTTCATGGCGCGCAGCACCGGGATGTAGTGGTCGTTGTGGCCTGCGGTGCGGCGGTCGCATTCGTGGTACGTGCAGGTGCGGGTGGACATAAATGCTCCTCGGAAATCGCGTCTTCCGGCACGGCGGTTGCGCGTGCCGGCGGATCTTCCCCCGGGAGCACCGTGCGCGATATGCGCGGTTGCTTGCCGACGAGCCGGGGGCCTTTACCGTCGAACTTCTTGATCCACAACGCACACTAATAGACCAAGCGGTCTACTGTCAAGCGCGAACCTCGATGACGATAGTTCGATGGGCATACTCCCATGTCAGTGCATTACTTGACGACGACACCCCGCACCGACGAAAACCTTCCA
Above is a genomic segment from Corynebacterium lujinxingii containing:
- a CDS encoding UDP-glucose dehydrogenase family protein; amino-acid sequence: MRMTVIGTGYLGATHAACMAELGHEVLGVDVDENKIEALKNSKVPFYEPGLPEVLERNIDAGRLDFTTDYDEVAAFANVHFIGVGTPQQRGSYAADTRYVEAVIDDLVPKLQGHHVILGKSTVPVGTAAALQERADKLVQDGASVEIAWNPEFLREGYAVKDTIEPDRIVLGVRGASATHEESRAEEVAREVYATPLENDTPFIVTDLQTAELVKVSANAFLATKISFINAVSEVCENVGADVTQLADAIGYDDRIGRKFLGAGLGFGGGCLPKDIRAFMARAGEVGADQALTFLREVDAINMRRRQRVIDLAREELGSLIGRNITVLGAAFKPNSDDVRDSPALAVAGQLSLAGASVRVYDPQGMDNARKVFPTLDYATSLEDALNGAELVILATEWQEFKQMDPVWAAGLVDKQLLIDGRNVLDPQTWQAAGWQLRALGRTLG
- a CDS encoding Fic family protein translates to MNILTRKGSPIVGNYKNLKTVFHKSRDGRQAAEAEYAARFTSPAALHWNFTVGNHDLFVVLTAEIQSLLEDVWRAELRISHKWSTLPGVAGSHYLTGLLIEEIKATNQIEGVHSTRKEIAEALTRPSTGPHKRFREMVAFYESLLNPHARPEFPTTPTSLRAEYDRLLADEIVEEDRPDGQLFRSGPVEIHDGMKGVHKAPLGEDDIEDRIQTFLQTQRDETHVLINALIGHFMFEYTHPFYDGNGRMGRFLLAFKALEVLSPPTSMSLSHQFSLQRKKYYDAFLDTENAMNYGEATIFLKAMLEMLIDAQRDLEESLDQKHFQLHSLQEILSSIDRDEYERDLLYLAAQAYLFSPDLPFPLKEAVSAIGRSWNTIRPVAEKLEAEGLIQSASKRPLTLELTARGREYLRLSES
- the dcd gene encoding dCTP deaminase yields the protein MLLSDHDIRESIDSGHLRIDPFDPAMVQPSSVDVRLDKFFRVFNNSKYTHIDPKLEMPDLTSLVEVEDDDGFVLHPGEFVLASTLECFTLPADLAGRLEGKSSLGRLGLLTHSTAGFIDPGFSGHITLELSNVANLPITLWPGMKVGQLALFNMTSPADTPYGSGALGSKYQGQRGPTPSKAYLNFQ
- the rhuM gene encoding RhuM family protein, whose translation is MGEQPLNLKSSKLGEFVVYKTQDGLTEVHLRVVDGSAWMTQAEIAVLFDVTTATVSTHLKNIYAEGELSRDRTIKEIQTVRSEGDRDVHRTLLHYNLDAIIAVGYRVKGPRGNQFRRWASEVLQEYLVKGFALNDEKLKDPRGTDYFDELLERIRDIRSSEARLYLKLRDIVALAADYDKDSPRTRGIYSAIQDKLHYAITGQTSSEIIATRCDPAADNLGLSTFKGEVVRKGDVTTAKNYLTHPELTTLNLLVSQFLDYAELQAQMRSPIHMAEWLEKTDAFIEFNGFQPLEDRGRVTREEANRLAKERYDLYNSGRQAAELAEADAELVATMKMIDQRILADRARLRPRVADNKK